From Deltaproteobacteria bacterium, the proteins below share one genomic window:
- a CDS encoding nucleotidyltransferase domain-containing protein, whose product MAQLDSSLPVDEMARLFSANGVLKAILFGSFSRGTATRRSDVDLLVVQPTEKRFLDRYEGLYADICRLVKGRAVDLLIYTPEELAAMSHRKFIQSILRDGVTIYEQRKIVA is encoded by the coding sequence ATGGCGCAACTTGATTCCAGTTTGCCTGTTGACGAAATGGCCCGTTTGTTTTCGGCGAACGGGGTGCTCAAGGCCATCTTGTTCGGCTCGTTTTCCCGCGGAACCGCGACCCGGCGCAGCGACGTGGATTTGCTGGTGGTTCAACCGACGGAGAAGCGTTTCCTCGACCGTTACGAGGGGTTGTATGCCGATATTTGCCGTTTGGTGAAGGGGCGTGCCGTGGATTTGCTGATCTATACGCCGGAAGAACTGGCCGCCATGTCGCACCGGAAGTTCATCCAATCCATCTTGCGCGACGGAGTGACCATTTATGAGCAGCGAAAAATTGTGGCATGA